The sequence TTGAGTGCTGTAGTCCTATGAATGAGTCCCAGTGAACACTTCCAAATAAACTTCCCAATAAACATGCACAGTATCAGGGTATAGTGAGGTTTAAATCCAAGAGCAATTATTAtcattgtttatatttattagtcgcttgttacccaaacGTCTCCAAGCGACTCACAACATTGTTAACagcaaaaggaaatgtatcataccataaaagcaaatattaaacaaccaccaccacccccatacaGGCACAAAAAACTTTGGCAGAACACTAATATAAACAACActttagtctatcaaatgcctggagaaaaaagataagtctttacctggcgccgaaaagatgtctATGAAGGCTCCAGGTGGACCTTGCTgcggagcatattccacagatagggAGCCACAAATGAAAAGGTCCTGTAACTGTCTTCACACACTCAGTTGCCAGCCCAAATGCCATGATTTGTCCTTACTATGTTATCCTCCACCATGCACACTGGCACACATTTGGGAGTGTGTGTGTCCCTTCTAGCAGTAAGTAGAGAAAATACCACACTGCTGAACAGTAGCCCTGTTGGTATTTTTCAACAACATGATACTTTATTTCAGCGTGCTTCTGTGGAAATGATTCCTTGCACATGTACTGGTTTGCTTtgctggtttgcatgcaaaattaCACTTTTCGTTTTTCTTCCTTTCCAGTTTCCAAATAATATGCTTGTGTGTAACATAAGTTAATACTTTTGCAACTTTTGCACACTTATCATCATGGATAGACTGAGCCTTGTATGCAGGCAAGTGTGTGTATACAGCCATTCTGTGTATAAGCTCAGAGAAATGCTGCAATTTGGCACTGGACACAACCTTCAGTTATGTATACAACTGgaggtgccctgggctcctactgggaggaagggtgggataaaaatcaaataataaataaacaaacaaataaataaaataaaagcaagcttCTAGTCCCCACTGTTGAGAAGAATTTTTAGTAATGTGTGGTGAAATACCAGACCTCCGGTGAGTTTCTGAATAATGTTTCCAGTTGACAGGGGATTTCAGTGCCCTGCATACTAGTTCCTTGCCTCTTTAGTAGCAGAAGTGGTGTAAATTTATACAAAATAGTAAACATTACAGAATGAATTGTGTAAAATAAGCAAAATCTGCTGTATATGTGCAATTTGTACAGTTTGCAGAGTTGCACACCACAGAACTTACTTCACTGGTGCAGATAACACACAGCTCTGCTGTTGATCCTTAGGACTATTTCACACATTGCGTAGCCAACAAACCTGGGTTTGCAGCTGAGCATACTTGCCACAGGGAGACCAGAACCAAACTCAGTAGCACTTGCAAGATTGTACATATAGGATTCCCTGTGTCTGCAAACATGTGTTTGTTGCATGTACACTTCACCTTTTTTTTAGGTGAACACTTTTCTAAAAACCATAGATGCCCCTTTCCACAGTGTAATGCGTGATGCATCCTTGCAACTGCCTTGCCCATTGCAAGCAGGTCTTCTGCACAGTTCAGCAAGCTGCTTGCTTTAGTTATTTGGGAGCAGCATCATGCAAAGACTCCCAACTGTAGAGCAACACGAGGAACTGAgcatgcaagagagagagagagagagagctgctgtCATCTGCTGTGACAGAGGAAAGCTTATGGCTTTATAGGAAAATGAGCGTCTGCTTGCTACATTTTCcctttccctcttttttttttaatcactaaCTAATCCCTGCTCTCTAGGTATTAAACATAGCCGGCGGCAGTTTAGACAAGCTGCCAGCAGCAACACTAAACAAAGCAGAGAGACTGACCTGGATGACAACTTTAAGTGTGGAAGCTTCCACTATCTGGGTACAGATCACGGAGCTTGGATCTTGGGGTTGCTTGTATACCTCTCCCATGGTCAAGATCATCGGAACGGCCAGCAGGAATGAGGCAACCCAGATGCAGCTGATGAATTTTTTGGTCCTGCTTCTGGACATGATGCTCTTGGCTTTGAAGGGGTGGCAGATGGCCATGTACCTTTCGACACTGAGGCTGGCAATGTTGAGGGCCGTGGCATAAGTGCAGGCGTCCCTCAGGAAGTAGTAGCCCTTGCAGATGTCATTGCCAAAAGCCCAGGGGTGATGCACCCAGATGAAGTTGTACAGTTCAATGGGCATGCAGAGGAGGAAAATGAGCAGGTCAGAGAATGCCAGGCTGGCCAGGTGGTAATGGACCGTGCTCTGCAGATTCTGCAGGGACTTTTTCTGCACCAGGGTGTAGGCGGTGATAGAGTTGCCGATGGTCCCCACCAAGAAGAGCACCAAGTAGATGATGGTGACCATGACTTTGGAGTAGATGTCCGTGTTCACATCGAGATTCTCCTCATCGGGCATCTTGGACTCAGGCTCTGAACTGTTGGAGACATTCCCGGATGAAGGCAGCACATAGTTGGTGGGAAGCAAGTAAAATTGACCCATAAGGTATTCCAGCTGGTACAGCGAAGAAGTTGTGTTAAGGTGCATGTTGATTCTCCTTGCAGAAGACAAGGCTTCCTTGAACGTTGCTGAGGATGCTTGCCTTAAAGATGCTCTTGAGTCCCAACGGGTACCGAGCTTCGAGGGAGGCTGCCTGCCAACAGTAGCTTGTACGGAGGGTGTGACTGGTGCCCGTCGCCGCCAAGCAGGGCGAGTGCAAAAACGCAAAGTGGAAACTTGTCTCGTTTTTTAATGTGATGGAGAGGAGGAGCCTGCTTGACAAgcgtttctctctctgtgtgtgcataagagagagaggaaaggaagagCAGTTTGAAGCAGCCTGGTGCCGAGGCAGCTCCAAAAAAAGCGTGCGGCAGTTTTCAGTTGTCAGTCCAGTGTGAGAGCAGCAAGCAGCTCCTGTGTCTTTCCTTCTGACTCTCCTCTCCTCCCATccctttctttttgtgtgtgcctcATTCTTTAGGCTCCTGCACTCTCCAGATGTGAATAGCGCTAATGTGGTTTAGCAGGATAataatctctttctctctccctttcatTCCCCAAGATGAGTGAGCGAGACAGCGGGCAAGTGAGAGACTCGGCTGTTCCTCCTGTTGTGTGTACATTACATGAGTAACGACGGAGGAGAAATTTCATTTTGTTCACACTTCTCGAAACAATACGCAGACAGAAGCACAGATATCCTTggcaatttgcacttctctgaattttgcaatgcgctcccccaaccaatgtgtacaaaaacgagCACGTgaagggaaaatgtgcacaaaaataatatattagtgaaaattgcttgcacaaatgtgtatgttagtcaaaactgcattaaatAATGTGTTggcaaaaattcacactaaaatgctgatgaatgttcgtgaggattttttttttttaaatgtaaattcttgcagaaatgtgaactgaatttaagactggaaaaaatgagaaacagtgaAAGTGCTCTCCCACAAAGATTTTCCATCTGTGCCAAACGTCTGAATATAGAAGAAAAATCTACTTTACAGTTTTCCTTCATGTGTCAGTGTTTGCAAAGTGTTCAGGTAAATGAATTCCATAAGGAGTTGGATATATTTTTGAAGGCTTTCTTGAGACTGGGACATCACTGAGGTTTGGAAAGGTCTCCCATCCCTGGTGTTTTGTCCACAAGGAATGAAGCAGTGGAACAGGATCGCAGATGGTAGGGAGTTAACCATCTCCAATAtctggcccgccagatgttgttggactccaacccccatcgcCACCAactagcctggccaatggtcagggatgatgggagttgtagcccagcaacatctgaaaggccacagattccccattcctgctctagcaGATGAATTTGTCACACTTCTTGTCTGGTGGATCACCGTATTGCTCTATCCTTGAACTGGGtgagctcaagacattttgctgcccaaggtgaaggacaagatggtgcctcacCTATCCTATGCACAAACACTGActaacagggctggcaccaggcatgattaggtccttgggcaccagcctgccctgggcctgcagcaccgccccatgcatcccacctacctctcatgttatCTCATatgaatgatgtgcatgcatagcacacatgcctgccaacaaccaagatgccagcaggggtgtcagccccttagggaagtccccactgttgtcttggttgatggcaggcatgtgcacacagggcacatggcattcacagggATGAGAGACGTAGGCAGGACatgtgtgtgggcttattgaagcccatgctgtctgtattgggaggtgcctgggagttccctctctgtgatccacagcagggtcgggTGCCGCCACTACTgtagatcatggaatgggagtgctaccctcccatcctaaggaggggccctctaGGGGCCCTTATGGGCCACACAGGCCTTCGGccggggcctgacctggccaccctctggcaccggccctgctgaCCAGACTGGTAGTTGATTCTTACTTTTGCTCTGGTGATAGAACAGAGTTCTCCATGGCACCAGAAGGCATCAGGCTAACTTAGGGACAAAGTGGCactcagggttgtattcaactaagtcctacttggagttagggacagggaagaaattcaattcagtttgcatttaaagctaaatctatcaaatccacactttcaaaaacaatatgaaacgcagccatccttcaaagttcacacttctctgaatctcGCAGCATaggtctccaaccaagcaatgtgttttacaaaaatgcatacattagggggaaatgtatataaaaataatatattggtAAAGATAATATACATCAATGCATTACATAAgacatttcttgcaaaaatgagtaggAAAAAACTGcataaatatgtgtttattaggcaaaattcccactaaaatgctgaagaattttcatgaggattttttttttaaaaaaagaaaccacaaatttctgcagaaatgtgaagaactaaaattaagtttagaaaaatgagagaatGGGAGAAGTGGAATCAATAGATTCTTCCATGCctagtcagagcagacccactgaaattaatgaacctacattagtcatatctattaacctgaatgggtctactgtgaataGGACACATTGAATACCACCTCAAAGCTCTGTTTGCTGCCCATTTGTGATCATTGCCTCATGACAATGCCAGCTCTGGCCAAGAGCTAGTGCAATGGTCTCGCTAAGAGACTGCACTGTGAACTGAGATGTACTGAGTTCAAATCTTGCATCAACCATGAACGCAATAAACAACTTTAGATAAGCCTCTGTTCTCTCTTCCTCATCCCACCTCTTCATCTGCAACATGGGGGACAATAACCCTGCTTTCTATTGTAGAGTTGCTGTAAGGACAGCTCTGATAATGCACCGGAGGTGCTTTGAAGGGCCATAGGAATGCCACATATTGCACACATTATTGTGTCAAATTGATGAGTGCCTCTAGAAGTTCAGAAGTTATCCTTAAATTACAAGAGAGGCATGTGAACTGGTGAGGTGACATAAGATGACATAGGACAGAAAGCACGACCTACCTCCAGTTTTAATCTCATGGGCAGAAACATTTCCATGGAGAATTTTCCAAatctcgctcactcactcactctctcattctcactctcactctgtgtgtgtgcgtgcataaaTTT comes from Rhineura floridana isolate rRhiFlo1 chromosome 6, rRhiFlo1.hap2, whole genome shotgun sequence and encodes:
- the NTSR1 gene encoding neurotensin receptor type 1, encoding MHLNTTSSLYQLEYLMGQFYLLPTNYVLPSSGNVSNSSEPESKMPDEENLDVNTDIYSKVMVTIIYLVLFLVGTIGNSITAYTLVQKKSLQNLQSTVHYHLASLAFSDLLIFLLCMPIELYNFIWVHHPWAFGNDICKGYYFLRDACTYATALNIASLSVERYMAICHPFKAKSIMSRSRTKKFISCIWVASFLLAVPMILTMGEVYKQPQDPSSVICTQIVEASTLKVVIQVNAFIAFVFPMAVISVLNTIIANQLIIMFKQAAQENQVCTIGGQQTMLSMSMEPGRVQALKHGVRVLRAVVIAFVVCWLPYHVRRLMYCYVPENQWSDFLFDFYHYFYMLTNILFYVSSAINPVLYNLVSANFRQIFLSTLMFVCLPWRKKKKRTKFNRKSNSVSSNHTFSSQVTRETTY